GACTTCTGGGCTTGGTCAGAAGAGCGATTGAGGTGATCAGTCGATCACTTCGCCTGTTTTCTTAAGGCGGCGCTTTTTGCTGCCGTCTTTTTCGGTAATCAGTTCAATGCGACTGGCAACCTTTTTGGTTGTGGAATAGAACATCACATTGGAAGCATGCAGGGATGCTTCTTCAGTGACAATTCGTCCAGTTTCACCTTCCTGGGTGGGCTTGACGTGACGGGTTCTCATATTGAGTCCCTCCACGATCACCCGGTTTTCGTTGGGCAAAGTGCGCAGGACTTCTCCTGTTTTGCCTTTGTCTTTGCCGGCAATCACCTGAACGGTGTCACCTTTACGAAGGCGCATCTTGATGCGCTCAGCTGGGGCTGATTTGGATGTTGCGGTAGCCATTTCAGATCACCTCCGGAGCGAGGGACACGATTTTGGTGAAACTGCGTTCACGCAATTCACGGGCAACAGGTCCAAAGACGCGAGTGCCTTTTGGATTTTTGTCGTCGTTGATGATCACGGCTGCGTTGTCATCAAAACGAATGGAATTACCTGTATCGCGACGCATGGTGGCTTTGGTCCGAACCACAACGGCTTTTACGATGTCGGATTTTTTGACACCCATGTTGGGCATCGCATCCTTCACGGTGGCCACGATCACATCACCAACGTGTGCGTAACGGCGATTGGTGCCGAGAACGCGAATGCATTGGATCCGTTTGGCGCCACTGTTATCAGCAACCGTGAGGAATGTTTCCTGCTGAATCATTTGGACACCTCCTCAGCTTTAGGGCTTTGACTGAGGACTTCAGCAATGGCCCAGCGCTTGTGGCGGCTGAGTGGACGTGTCTCGGTAATTCGGACACGGTCACCAACGCGACAGGCGTTGTCTTCATCGTGGGCTTTGTAGCGGGTGGTGCGGCTGACCGTCTTTTGATAGATGGGGTGGGGGAAGCGGTTCTCCACCGCCACAACCACCGTTTTGTCCATCTTGTCGCTGACGACGGTGCCGACCCTTTCTTTGAGTGCCATGGAAGGTTCTCCTTAAGGATCAGGAAGCAGCGGAGCGCTTGCGCTCCGATTGCACCGTCAGCAACTGAGCCAGTTTGAGACGGCTCTCCTTGAAGCGGTGCGTGTTGCCCAGCTGGCGGGTGGCCTGCTGGAATCGGAGTTCGAACAACTCGCGGCGGAGGCCGTCAATTTGTTCGGTGACATCTGCGTCAGACAATTGGCGCAGATCTGTTGCTGTAGGACGTGCCATGGTCAGGACTCCACGGTTGAAGTAGCAGCCTTGGTGCCGGCTGGCTGTTCCTGTTCATCGAGTGCGATGAACTTTGTTTTGATCGGGAGCTTGTATTGCGCTAGGCGCATGGCTTCCTTCGCAATCTCAGGGGTGATTTCTTCACCGCCCATCTCGAACAGAATCCTTCCGGGCTTGATCACCGCAACCCAGAATTCTGGGTTGCCTTTACCAGAACCCATACGGGTTTCGGCGGGGCGCATGGTGACGGGCTTGTCCGGAAAGATTCGAATCCAGATTTTTCCACCACGTTTGACGTAGCGGGTCATGGCACGTCGGCTGGCTTCGATTTGACGCGAAGTGATCCAGCCGCACTCTTGGGCTTGCAAGGCAAACTCACCAAAGGCAATGGTGTTACCTCTGGTGGCGACACCGCGCATGCGGCCTCGCTGTTGTTTGCGGAATTTGACTCTTTTGGGACTCAGCATGGTTTAGGCCTCCGGTTCAACCCTCGTTTGAGCGGTCTTCGAACTGTTGGGGCCTACGACCGGCCCGACGGCGGGGATTGGCTCCCACCGGGATCTGCTGTTGGGAGTCGTCGCTCAAAACTTCTCCCTTGAAGACCCAAACCTTGATGCCCAGAACGCCATAGGTCGTGCTGGCCACTTTGGTGGCGTAATCAATTTCGGCGCGAAGGGTGTGCAAGGGCACACGTCCTTCCCGCGTCCATTCAGTACGAGCGATTTCTGCGCCATTGAGACGGCCGCTGACTTGGATTTTTAGGCCAAGGACGCCGGCTCGTTGAGCGCGCTGAACGGCCATGCGGATGGTGCGGCGGAAGGCCACGCGTTTCTCGAGTTGCTGAGCGATGTACTCAGCAAGAAGAAATGCGTCAGCGTCCACGCGCTCGACTTCAACCACGTTGATTCGAACCTGACGGCTCGAGTCACCTACGGTTTTTTGAATGCCGCTGCGAAGATCTTCGATTCCGCTGCCTTGACGGCCAACCAGCACACCGGGGCGTGCAGTTTTGAGCTCAACCTCAAGTTGATCAGCCTTGCGGGCGATCAGCACATCGCTGATGCCAGCAGAGCCGTATTTCTTGTGGATGAATTTGCGAATTCGATCGTCCTCTTGCAGGAGGGCGGGATAATTTTTGCTGGATGCGTACCAGCGTGACCGGTGCTCCTGGGTGATCCCCAGGCGTAAGCCGGTTGGATGGATTTTGTGTCCCATTCAGACGGTGTGCTCGGGGGGTCAGGAGTCGGTCTGAGCTGCCACAGCAATGCTGATGTGGCAGGTCTGTTTTTTGATCGCGTAGGCGCGACCTTGAGCGCGGGGCCGATACCGCTTCATGGATGGACCCATGTCAGCGGTGGCCTGGGAAATGATCAGGGTTGCTGGGTCAAGTCCGAGGTTGTGCTCAGCATTGGCTACAGCGGAACGAAGCACTTTCGTGATCGGACCGGTGGAGCGGTAGGGCATGAACTCGAGCATGATCAGCGCGTCGCGGTAAGTGCGACCACGGATTTGATCCAGAACACGGCGCACCTTGGATACGGAGCCGCGGATAAAGCGGCCGTGCGCTTGGGCAGTGGTTGCCGTTGGGGATGACGTTGTCATGGTCTCAGCGGCCTCCTTTCTTGTCTTTGATGTGGCCCTTAAAGGTGCGTGTGGGTGCGAATTCACCCAACTTGTGCCCCACCATTTGCTCAGTCACGAAGACTGGAACGTGGGTTCTGCCGTTGTGAACGGCGATGGTATGGCCGATCATCATCGGCAAAATTGTGGAGGCCCTGGACCACGTCTTGATCACTGACTTGTCGTCAGCGGCGTTTTGCTTTTCAACCTTGCGAAGAAGGCTGTCAGCAATAAATGGGCCTTTTTTGAGAGAACGTCCCATGGCGGATTAAGCGAACTGCAAAGCGGTGAGTGACATCAGGAATCGCGTCCGCCACGGCTCCGCTTGGACGTCTTGCGACGTTTCCGGAGGACGAACTTGTTGCTGGGCTTATTCCGCTTGCGGGTTTTTAGGCCCAAAGCGGGTTTGCCCCATGGAGTGACAGGTCCCGAGCGCCCGATAGGAGCACGGCCTTCACCACCACCATGAGGGTGATCGCAAGGGTTCATCACGCTGCCTCGGACCTGGGGACGACGCCCCAGCCAACGACGGCGACCAGCCTTGCCCAAGCTGGTGTTGCGAATTTCGGCGTTGCCGACTTCGCCAAGAGTGGCGAAGCACTCACGCCTCACGAGGCGCACCTCGGTGGAGGGGAGCTTGAGGGCGACGTAATCACCCTCCTTGGCCATCACCTGAGCACTCGCACCTGCGGTACGAACCATCTGACCACCGCGACCGGCATAAAGCTCGACGCAATGAACACTGGAACCGAGTGGGACGGCTGAGAGCGGCATGGCATTGCCGATCTCGATCGGTGCATCCGTGCCTGAAACCACCGTTTGGCCGATGCTGATCCCAGCTGGGGCCAGGATGTAGCGCTTCTCACCATCGGCGTAAAAGAGCAGGGCCAACCGCGCATTGCGGTGGGGGTCGTAGTGAATCGCGGCCACTTTGGCGGTAACACCATGCTTGTTGCGACGGAAGTCGACCAAGCGATAGAGGCGTTTGTGACCACCACCGCGATGGCGGCAGGTGATAACACCGCGATTGTTGCGTCCTTTGCGGCGGTGTTTGGAGACCACCAAGGAGCGTTCCGGCTTGCGGCCGGTGACTTCACTGAAGTCTGTGACCACCCGGGTTCTGGTACCGGGGGTGTAAGGGCGGAAAGTACGAATTGCCATGACGATTCAGCCCCCTCAGGACTCAGGGAAGAGTTGGATGGAGTTGCCCTCGGCCAGGCGCACCACGGCTTTCTTCACTTGAGCGCGCTTACCGGCAAAACGGCCGATACGACGACTCCTGCGAGGAGGATTCATGGTGCTAATGCCCGTGACCTTGACATCGAAGAGCTGCTCGATTGCAGCTTTGATGTCGGGCTTGGCGGCGCGATGGTCCACCTCAAACGTGTATTGGTTTTGTTCCAATGCACGGGTAGCCTTTTCAGTGATCAGCGGGCGGCGGATCACATCGGCCAGACGTCCGGTGAAGCGCTCAGTCATCGCCGTAGACCTCCTGAATCTTTGCGAGAGCGTCCTCGCCCACAACCAGTTTGTTGGCGTGGAGCAGATCGAAGACGTTGAGTTGGTCGGCTGCGATCAGCTTCACGGTCTCCAAGTTCCGAATGGAGCGTTGCACCGCTTCGGAAGGATTGGTGAGGATGATCAAAACCTTGCTCGTGGCAGAAACGTCAAGTCTCCCCAGAGCATCGATGATCTCTTTGGTCTTTGGAGTCGTCAGCGTGGTGGCGAAATCCTTCACCACCACGAGATCCTCAATACGCGCCATGAGGGCGGTACGAAGGGCTGAACGACGTTCCTTACGGTTCATCGCAAGGTTGTAGGACCGGGGCTTCGGTCCAAAAATGATGCCGCCACCTGGACGCAGTGGAGTGCGAACAGATCCCTGGCGTGCGCGGCCCGTACCTTTTTGTTTGTAGGGCTTGCGTCCACCACCTCTCACCTCTGATCGGGTCAGGGTGCTTGCGGTGCCTTGGCGGCTATGAGCCTGCTGACGCAGCACTGCGCGATGCATCAGGTCAAGGGCACTGGTTTCTTTGGCAACCTTCAAGTCAAGGCTTGCCTTGCCAGCTTCTTTCCCTTGCCAATCGCGAACGATGCAGTTAGCCATCACTTACCTCCTTTAGCGGGCTTGGCGGCCACCCGGTTTGCGGGACGGATGTTCAGCAATGAACCTGGTTTCCCGGGAACAGAACCTTTCACCACAAGAAGATTGCGATCGCTGTCAATTTTCAGGATCGTCAAACCACGGGTGGTGATTTTTTTGCCGCCGTAGCGACCGGACATCCGCTTGCCTGGATAGATCCTGCCTGGCGTTGTGCCGGCACCGATCGAACCGGGTTGGCGATGATTTTTGGAGCCGTGCGTCATAGGACCACGACTGAAACCATGGCGCTTTTGCAGACCAGCAAAGCCACGACCCATGGTGTCGCCACTGACGTCTACTTTTTGACCAGCCGCGAAATCACCCACGGTGATGGCGCCACCCACCTGAATCCCGTCGAGATCGTCGACGCGGTATTCACAGAGGTGGCGAAGGAGATCTTCGCCGGATTTGGCGAGATGGCCTTTCGCAGGCTTATTGATCAGCTTTTCGCGAATGTCGCCAAAGCCGATCTGTACGGCTTGGTAGCCGTCAGTGTCTGAACTTTTGAGCTGGGTGATGCGGCAAGGACCCGCTTCGATCAATGTGACCGGAACGGCTTTTCCTTGCTCATCGAAGAATTGGGACATGCCCAATTTCTTCCCAAGAATGCCGATAGACATGGAGATAAGAACGCCAGCGTGAACAACCGCTTATTCGCAAAGGAATGAAGAGGCCTAAAAGGGCGCTGATCGTATTAACGCAGTCATGACCGTCATCCTCTCGCCAATGGCGAACAAGAAGGCGGATTGGGGCTAGCGAGCGAATCAGCTGGCTGAGACTTTCCGTGCAATGGTTTGCTCGGTGAGTTTCTCGGCAGTACAACCAATGAATTGGTGAGGCTGCTCTGGCCTAGGGATCCGGCGCAAACGCCGAACCTGCTCTGCGATCTGGAGGCCCGGCTAGCGGACGGGCACAGTTCAACAGTGCAAATAAAGACACTACAGCATGGCGATCAAGCCACTGACTGGTGGCGTTTAACTGCCAGAATCCTGTTATTCGATCCAAATTCATGCCGCTGCTGCTGTCTGGTCGTGGTTTCCGCCGTGAGCTGGAGTCGGCAGGTTGCATGGCTGTGTTTGCGCCCCTCGAAGGTGGTGCTGAAACGCGTTTATTGCGCCGATTGCGCGGAGCTGGATATCGCACGCAGCTTTCCTCTGCCCGCGGTCTGGGCGATCCAGAGGTGTTTTTATTCCAAAAACATGGAATTCGTCCGCCCCACCTCGGGCATCAAAGCGTTGGCCGCGGTGCCGCTGTGGGGGAGGTTCAGGAGGTGATGCCACTCCTTGGTGAAGCGATGTTGGGGACGAAGCCGGTTGCGTTATGGCTGCTTGAAGGCCAAGTCCTATCGCGCTCAGAATTGTCAGCCCTGTGTGATTTGTGTTGTCGAGAGCCTCGTTTGAAAGTGGTGGTGGAAATGGGAGGCGCGCGAAGCCTTCGTTGGCAACCCATGAATGAGCTTCTGAACAACTGAATTCCACCGTGACCACTGCTCTGCAGAGAGTGGATCCCGGTGAGCTCGCTCTGGCGAATGGATCCTGGGTCAAGTTGATCTGCGGAGCCAGCAACCAAGATTTGGCCACGATCGGAGATCTTTGCGCGCTCTTCGCTGTTGCAGGCGTTCACTGCGTGGATGTGGCTGCAGACGCTGCCGTTGTGCGTGCTGCTCGTGAGGGCCTCGACTGGGCCTGGGAGCGCACCAGACGACGCCCCTGGTTGATGGTGAGTGTGAGTGACGGACATGATGCCCATTTCCGCAAGGCGGTTTTTGATCCAGACCTGTGCCCCCCAGATTGCTCACGGCCTTGTGAGCGCGTGTGTCCAGCCGATGCCATCCGGGCAGGTGTCGGCGTTGATGAACGGCTTTGCTACGGGTGCGGTCGCTGTTGGCCGGCATGCCCGCCCCAAATCATTCAATCCTTGGATCGTCGGGTGGGCCTGCATGACTTGGCTTCCCTTCTTCAATCCTTGCGTCCCGATGCTTTGGAAATACATACGGCGCCAGGGCGCATGCCTGCTTTTCAGGCAACATTGGAACAGGTTCGTCTTGCGGATGTCCCCCTGAGGCGGCTGTCAGTCAGTTGTGGACTGGAAGGCCATCACGTCACGGTGGAGTCGCTTTCCAGAGAACTGTGGCAGCGCCATCAAGCCTTGCGTGCGCACCAACAACGCCCGCTTTGGCAGCTTGATGGTCGTCCCATGAGCGGTGATCTTGGGGTTGGGACGGCCCGCGCCGCCGTTGGTTTGTGGGAGCGGCTTCAGCCCTTGGCGCCGCCTGGTCCCTTGCAGTTGGCTGGTGGGACCAATACAGCAACGGTTGGATTGCTGCCATCCCAAGGGGGAGCGATGGGACCTGCTGGTGTTGCTTTTGGTGGGGTGGCGAGGGCGCTGGTGCAGCCCTTTTTTCAAGCGGCGCAAGACCGGGGATGTCGTTTGCGCGACTGGCCGGATGGCTGGGCTCAGTCTCTGCAAGCTGCTCGCCTGTTGATTGCTCCCTGGTTGCGGCGTAGCTGATCGCACTCCAACCTCCTGTTCCTCTTGCTATGACTGTTTTCGGTCCGATTGCTGGCCGGCTGAGCCATGACGACCGAGCGCATTACCGACGACTTAAACCGACTCGTTTCTTTGCTTCCAGCAGAGCTTCAAGCCTCGTTGGCTTCCCCGGAGTCCAGAGACCAACTGCTCGAGGTGGTACTCGACCTTGGACGTGTTCCAGAAGCTCGATATTCAGGTGGGTCCACCCCCCTTGGAAGCAGCACCATTACGCGCGCCGATCTGCAGGCGATGGTGGAACGTCTCGGCCAGTTTGGCTCTGATAACAGGGCGGGCATTGAGCGAACCTTGCATCGGATCAGTGCCATCCGTAACCGCCGAGGGGAGGTGGTGGGTTTGACCTGCCGCGTTGGTCGCGCGGTGTTCGGGACGGTGGCGATGGTGCGCGATCTTCTCGATAGCGGTGAGTCCTTGCTTCTGATGGGCCGGCCCGGGGTCGGGAAGACAACGGCTTTGCGCGAGATCGCTCGCGTTCTCTCCGATGATCTGGGGAAGCGTGTTGTGGTGATCGACACCAGCAATGAAATAGCGGGAGATGGCGATATCCCCCACCCTGCGATTGGTCGAGCGCGGCGCATGCAGGTGGCACGCCCAGAGCTTCAGCATCACGTGATGATCGAGGCCGTGGAAAACCACATGCCTGAGGTGATCGTGATTGACGAAATCGGCACCGAGTTGGAAGCGCGTGCAGCCCGCACGATCGCGGAACGGGGGGTGACTTTGGTGGCGACAGCGCACGGCAATGCCCTGTCCAACCTGATCAAAAATCCAACCCTGTGCGATCTCATTGGTGGCATTGAATCCGTCACCCTGGGCGACGATGAGGCGCGTCGTCGTCGCAGTCAGAAAACGGTGCTTGAGCGGGCGGCGGAACCGACGTTCTCAATGGCCGTTGAGATACATAGTCGTAGTTGCTGGGCCGTGTATCGAGAGGTGGGACGAGCGGTTGATACCTTGCTGCGCGGGCATGTCCCCAGCCCTGAAGAGCGGAAGATGGCTTCCGATGGACGCGTTCTGCGCGTTGAACCCCAGGTGTCTCCCTCGCCCTTGCGTCGCCCTTTCTTGGCGCCGGTCCCGCTTCCAGATCCCGTTGATCCAAACCCACATCAACCCGTGGAGATGAGGGCTGCACCGTCAGCGTTAAAAGAGGCTCAGGCGCCGTCAACGCTGCTTCAGGTTCTCTGTTGTGGCCTGAGCGAGCAACGGCTGGATGAAGCGGTTCGCCGACATGACTGGGCTGTGCAAGCGGTGGATGATCTCGTGCAGGCCGATGTGGTGCTGAGCGTTCGCCAAGGACTTGGCCGTCAACCTGAGCTGCGTCGTCAAGCGAGAGACGCAGGCGTTCCCATCTTGGTGATCAAATCCGACACCCTCCCTCAAGTGGAGAGGGCCTTGGAGCGTTTGTTGATGCGCCGTGATCATGGAGTGAGCGATCGAGACTCTGCGGACTCTGGTGATCAGTCCGATGCCTCTGCTGCTCTTGAGGAATGCCGTCGGGCCGTTGAGCAGGTGGTGGTTCCGCAAGGCCGTCCCGTGGAGCTGCTTCCCCGCAACGACGATGTGCGCCAAATGCAGGCAGAGCTCGTTACGCGCTACCGCCTTCGTAGCGATGTGTATGGCACCAGTGGTCAGCGGCGACTGAGAGTGTTTCCACCTTGAATCAGGGATTCGTTGTGAGAGGTGGATTGACGAAGGTCACTATGTTGTGGGTAACTATGTATGCACTAGCAGGGACCACCAGTTTGGTGGTGCTGAGCTGGGGTTAATGGGCCGTCGCCAAGCGGTAAGGCAGCGGGTTTTGGTCTCGCCATTCCTAGGTTCGAATCCTAGCGGCCCAGTTTTTCCGGATTCCCGGTGTCACTACAGCCTCTCCTCGTTTTCGATTTCGACGGGGTGATCCTCGATGGGATGGACGAATATTGGTCGAGTTCCCGAGTAGCTTGCCGATCCTTGCTCCAGGGGGTGCTCCTGCCGGAGCACACACCGAACATTTTCCGTCAGTTGCGTCCATGGGTGCACCACGGCTGGGAGATGGTCCTGATCGCTGCCTTGCTTCAAGAGTCCGATGGACCGTTGCAGCGTCTTGGTGCTGATGCTTTTGCCGCTGATTATGACCAGCAGCTCCAAGCCGGTCTCCATCGGTTTGGATGGAATCCATCGCTGCTTCAAGACTCCCTGGAACGCGTTCGTCGTCAGGCCGTGTCTGCTGATCGTTCCGGCTGGGTGGCATTGCATCAGCCGTTTGAGGGAGTGCCGGAGCGTTTGTCGCGCTTGGAGGAAGAGGGGGTGGCTTGGTCTGTGCTCACCACAAAAGGGCGTGATTTCACGGCCGAGTTGCTTGATGCTTTTCAGCTTCGACCCGTAAGGCTTGATGGCAGAGAGTCCGGGCCAAAGCCTGAGGTGTTGGTGCGATTGCGCCGTGAATGGGCGCTGAGGGGGTTTGTGGAAGATCGGCGGGCCACCCTTGAAGCGGTATTGGGGACTCCAGGGCTAGAGGGGCTGCAGTGCTTTTTGGCCGATTGGGGATACCTGCGTCCGGCGGACCGAGAGGGGTTGCCGGAAGGGCTTGATTTGCTTTCGGCCAGCCAATTTGCAGCCCCCTTGGCGATCTGGCCCTGATTCGATAACGTACATGTGTACTAGGTGAGACAAGTGGCGTTGGTTGGGGCACTGGATGATCTGTCCAGTGTTGAGTCGACTTCAGTTTGCGGGTCTTCCGCCGGCTGAATCGGCGACCTGCGGCACCTGTTTGCTCCTTAACTGTTCATTGCTATGCCAGCCGACGTGAAAGCCGCTCAGTCCTCCCAAGGCAATCCCCGTCCAGGGGAAAAGGACAAGGCCTTGGACCTTGTGCTCGGTCAAATCGAGCGAAATTTTGGGAAGGGTTCGATCATGCGTTTGGGAGATGCCTCCCGAATGCGGGTGGAAACCATCTCCACGGGGGCTCTCACTCTGGATCTAGCCCTTGGTGGTGGGTACCCCAAGGGGCGAGTGGTGGAGGTTTATGGACCTGAAAGTTCAGGAAAAACCACGCTCACGCTTCATGCCATCGCTGAGGTGCAAAAGCGTGGAGGGGTGGCGGCCTTCGTCGATGCTGAGCACGCCCTTGATCCTGTCTATGCGGCTTCTCTCGGCGTTGACATCGAAAATCTGCTGGTCTCCCAGCCGGATACGGGTGAGATGGCGCTTGAGATCGTCGATCAGTTGGTTCGCTCTGCTGCGGTCGACATTGTGGTGGTCGACTCGGTTGCCGCGCTGACACCTCGCGCTGAGATTGAGGGGGAAATGGGGGATTTGGCTGTTGGAGCGCAAGCGCGCCTGATGAGCCAAGCCATGCGCAAGATCACTGGCAACATTGGCAAGTCAGGTTGCACCGTGATCTTCCTGAACCAGCTTCGCTTGAAGATCGGAGTGACCTACGGCAATCCCGAAACCACCACTGGTGGCAATGCACTGAAGTTTTACGCCTCGGTAAGACTTGATATTCGCCGGATCCAAACTCTGAAGCGCGGCACTGAGGAGTACGGCATTCGGGCGAAGGTCAAGGTGGCGAAAAACAAGGTGGCACCTCCGTTTCGCATTGCTGAGTTCGATATTTTGTTTGGGCGTGGGATCAGCACGCTCGGATGTGTTCTCGATTTGGCCGAGGAAACGGGTGTGGTGACGCGCAAAGGGGCCTGGTACAGCTACGAGGGCGACAACATTGGCCAAGGTCGTGACAACACCATCGGCTGGCTCGAGCAAAACCCTGACGCCAAGGAGGCCATCGAAGTGCTTGTGCGTCAGAAGTTGACCGAAGGATCGGAAGTGACGGCGAATTCGATGCGTCCTTTGGCTGCTGCGGCCCGCTCAGCTGCAGCCAAGCCTGCGGCGAAACCGGCTGACACGGATAA
This portion of the Synechococcus sp. ROS8604 genome encodes:
- the rplX gene encoding 50S ribosomal protein L24; this translates as MATATSKSAPAERIKMRLRKGDTVQVIAGKDKGKTGEVLRTLPNENRVIVEGLNMRTRHVKPTQEGETGRIVTEEASLHASNVMFYSTTKKVASRIELITEKDGSKKRRLKKTGEVID
- the rplN gene encoding 50S ribosomal protein L14 translates to MIQQETFLTVADNSGAKRIQCIRVLGTNRRYAHVGDVIVATVKDAMPNMGVKKSDIVKAVVVRTKATMRRDTGNSIRFDDNAAVIINDDKNPKGTRVFGPVARELRERSFTKIVSLAPEVI
- the rpsQ gene encoding 30S ribosomal protein S17 — protein: MALKERVGTVVSDKMDKTVVVAVENRFPHPIYQKTVSRTTRYKAHDEDNACRVGDRVRITETRPLSRHKRWAIAEVLSQSPKAEEVSK
- the rpmC gene encoding 50S ribosomal protein L29 produces the protein MARPTATDLRQLSDADVTEQIDGLRRELFELRFQQATRQLGNTHRFKESRLKLAQLLTVQSERKRSAAS
- the rplP gene encoding 50S ribosomal protein L16 → MLSPKRVKFRKQQRGRMRGVATRGNTIAFGEFALQAQECGWITSRQIEASRRAMTRYVKRGGKIWIRIFPDKPVTMRPAETRMGSGKGNPEFWVAVIKPGRILFEMGGEEITPEIAKEAMRLAQYKLPIKTKFIALDEQEQPAGTKAATSTVES
- the rpsC gene encoding 30S ribosomal protein S3; this translates as MGHKIHPTGLRLGITQEHRSRWYASSKNYPALLQEDDRIRKFIHKKYGSAGISDVLIARKADQLEVELKTARPGVLVGRQGSGIEDLRSGIQKTVGDSSRQVRINVVEVERVDADAFLLAEYIAQQLEKRVAFRRTIRMAVQRAQRAGVLGLKIQVSGRLNGAEIARTEWTREGRVPLHTLRAEIDYATKVASTTYGVLGIKVWVFKGEVLSDDSQQQIPVGANPRRRAGRRPQQFEDRSNEG
- the rplV gene encoding 50S ribosomal protein L22: MTTSSPTATTAQAHGRFIRGSVSKVRRVLDQIRGRTYRDALIMLEFMPYRSTGPITKVLRSAVANAEHNLGLDPATLIISQATADMGPSMKRYRPRAQGRAYAIKKQTCHISIAVAAQTDS
- the rpsS gene encoding 30S ribosomal protein S19 translates to MGRSLKKGPFIADSLLRKVEKQNAADDKSVIKTWSRASTILPMMIGHTIAVHNGRTHVPVFVTEQMVGHKLGEFAPTRTFKGHIKDKKGGR
- the rplB gene encoding 50S ribosomal protein L2: MAIRTFRPYTPGTRTRVVTDFSEVTGRKPERSLVVSKHRRKGRNNRGVITCRHRGGGHKRLYRLVDFRRNKHGVTAKVAAIHYDPHRNARLALLFYADGEKRYILAPAGISIGQTVVSGTDAPIEIGNAMPLSAVPLGSSVHCVELYAGRGGQMVRTAGASAQVMAKEGDYVALKLPSTEVRLVRRECFATLGEVGNAEIRNTSLGKAGRRRWLGRRPQVRGSVMNPCDHPHGGGEGRAPIGRSGPVTPWGKPALGLKTRKRNKPSNKFVLRKRRKTSKRSRGGRDS
- a CDS encoding 50S ribosomal protein L23, with protein sequence MTERFTGRLADVIRRPLITEKATRALEQNQYTFEVDHRAAKPDIKAAIEQLFDVKVTGISTMNPPRRSRRIGRFAGKRAQVKKAVVRLAEGNSIQLFPES
- the rplD gene encoding 50S ribosomal protein L4; protein product: MANCIVRDWQGKEAGKASLDLKVAKETSALDLMHRAVLRQQAHSRQGTASTLTRSEVRGGGRKPYKQKGTGRARQGSVRTPLRPGGGIIFGPKPRSYNLAMNRKERRSALRTALMARIEDLVVVKDFATTLTTPKTKEIIDALGRLDVSATSKVLIILTNPSEAVQRSIRNLETVKLIAADQLNVFDLLHANKLVVGEDALAKIQEVYGDD
- the rplC gene encoding 50S ribosomal protein L3, which encodes MSIGILGKKLGMSQFFDEQGKAVPVTLIEAGPCRITQLKSSDTDGYQAVQIGFGDIREKLINKPAKGHLAKSGEDLLRHLCEYRVDDLDGIQVGGAITVGDFAAGQKVDVSGDTMGRGFAGLQKRHGFSRGPMTHGSKNHRQPGSIGAGTTPGRIYPGKRMSGRYGGKKITTRGLTILKIDSDRNLLVVKGSVPGKPGSLLNIRPANRVAAKPAKGGK
- a CDS encoding NAD(P)H-quinone oxidoreductase subunit N — translated: MPLLLSGRGFRRELESAGCMAVFAPLEGGAETRLLRRLRGAGYRTQLSSARGLGDPEVFLFQKHGIRPPHLGHQSVGRGAAVGEVQEVMPLLGEAMLGTKPVALWLLEGQVLSRSELSALCDLCCREPRLKVVVEMGGARSLRWQPMNELLNN
- a CDS encoding LdpA C-terminal domain-containing domain, whose protein sequence is MTTALQRVDPGELALANGSWVKLICGASNQDLATIGDLCALFAVAGVHCVDVAADAAVVRAAREGLDWAWERTRRRPWLMVSVSDGHDAHFRKAVFDPDLCPPDCSRPCERVCPADAIRAGVGVDERLCYGCGRCWPACPPQIIQSLDRRVGLHDLASLLQSLRPDALEIHTAPGRMPAFQATLEQVRLADVPLRRLSVSCGLEGHHVTVESLSRELWQRHQALRAHQQRPLWQLDGRPMSGDLGVGTARAAVGLWERLQPLAPPGPLQLAGGTNTATVGLLPSQGGAMGPAGVAFGGVARALVQPFFQAAQDRGCRLRDWPDGWAQSLQAARLLIAPWLRRS
- a CDS encoding AAA family ATPase; its protein translation is MTTERITDDLNRLVSLLPAELQASLASPESRDQLLEVVLDLGRVPEARYSGGSTPLGSSTITRADLQAMVERLGQFGSDNRAGIERTLHRISAIRNRRGEVVGLTCRVGRAVFGTVAMVRDLLDSGESLLLMGRPGVGKTTALREIARVLSDDLGKRVVVIDTSNEIAGDGDIPHPAIGRARRMQVARPELQHHVMIEAVENHMPEVIVIDEIGTELEARAARTIAERGVTLVATAHGNALSNLIKNPTLCDLIGGIESVTLGDDEARRRRSQKTVLERAAEPTFSMAVEIHSRSCWAVYREVGRAVDTLLRGHVPSPEERKMASDGRVLRVEPQVSPSPLRRPFLAPVPLPDPVDPNPHQPVEMRAAPSALKEAQAPSTLLQVLCCGLSEQRLDEAVRRHDWAVQAVDDLVQADVVLSVRQGLGRQPELRRQARDAGVPILVIKSDTLPQVERALERLLMRRDHGVSDRDSADSGDQSDASAALEECRRAVEQVVVPQGRPVELLPRNDDVRQMQAELVTRYRLRSDVYGTSGQRRLRVFPP
- a CDS encoding HAD family hydrolase, encoding MSLQPLLVFDFDGVILDGMDEYWSSSRVACRSLLQGVLLPEHTPNIFRQLRPWVHHGWEMVLIAALLQESDGPLQRLGADAFAADYDQQLQAGLHRFGWNPSLLQDSLERVRRQAVSADRSGWVALHQPFEGVPERLSRLEEEGVAWSVLTTKGRDFTAELLDAFQLRPVRLDGRESGPKPEVLVRLRREWALRGFVEDRRATLEAVLGTPGLEGLQCFLADWGYLRPADREGLPEGLDLLSASQFAAPLAIWP
- the recA gene encoding recombinase RecA, encoding MPADVKAAQSSQGNPRPGEKDKALDLVLGQIERNFGKGSIMRLGDASRMRVETISTGALTLDLALGGGYPKGRVVEVYGPESSGKTTLTLHAIAEVQKRGGVAAFVDAEHALDPVYAASLGVDIENLLVSQPDTGEMALEIVDQLVRSAAVDIVVVDSVAALTPRAEIEGEMGDLAVGAQARLMSQAMRKITGNIGKSGCTVIFLNQLRLKIGVTYGNPETTTGGNALKFYASVRLDIRRIQTLKRGTEEYGIRAKVKVAKNKVAPPFRIAEFDILFGRGISTLGCVLDLAEETGVVTRKGAWYSYEGDNIGQGRDNTIGWLEQNPDAKEAIEVLVRQKLTEGSEVTANSMRPLAAAARSAAAKPAAKPADTDKKSAVDGAA